One Mycolicibacter sp. MU0083 DNA window includes the following coding sequences:
- a CDS encoding amino acid adenylation domain-containing protein, protein MTETSQRPAAAIEDVLALSPLQQGLFSLAKLATDDGAADGDGLDIYTVQFVIDIVGAVDTALLRRSAEAMLARHANLRASFWDVDLPHPVQIVPVTAVLPWREVTAAPADYEEIAHTERTTNFDLARGPLLRFVLVQSGPEQYRLILTVHHLLLDGWSMAVFFDEMVAIYRAGGADPLPPPRPYRDYIGWLAGQDTADALAQWRRYLEPLSAPTILAGGERAAVGGAVPQVHEVALDSDATTRLTEWTRSHGLTLNTVLQFAWALLLSRLTDRTDVGFGAVVSGRPQQLTGVETMVGLFINTVPVAATLTPGTGVVAGCQALQRDTAAMRDLGYLSLSALQRASTNAVFDTLMVFENAPIGSASAGVTTADGVRFIPVTVESLTHYPLTLVSYPPRDGRLTVLLEALPDALGELSIPDLGQRLLQVLRQLSDPARPRIADLDVLLPAERARITEPAPPPATTVPALFAAAVAAHPDRPALTGEDRSLTYAELAAETGRLARALRGRGIGAEDLVAIALPRSLDSVIAILAVLQSGAAYVPIDITLPAARIDSILRQADPALNLTVELLAELRAEVAEVAEQGPPAVAIHPDSAAYVIFTSGSTGEPKGVVGTHRALASYFADHRQRMYDPAVARLGRALRVAHAWSLSFDASWQPLVGLLGGQCVHLFSAEEMRDADAIIDGIRRHRLDMIDTSPSMFSQLFDAGLLDAGSDHRLSVLALGGEAIAPHTWARLRSAPATAVHNCYGPTETTVEAVVAAVSDTDVPMIGEAVRGMSAHVLDSRLREVPDGVAGELYLAGAQVTRGYLGRTGATAARYVADPFRCGGRMYRTGDLVRRRGDGRLVYLGRADDQVKVRGYRVEIAEVETALAAATGVTAAAVLPVQAPTGTRLAGFVTGSGVDTARVRAEIGARLPAYLIPARITAVDSMPLTPNGKLDSEALLAMAGPFADGGAEAATDTERTLVQALAEVLDGATPGVETDLRELGLDSIVALSMVRAARRHGLPLRPRTVLSCNTIRDIAAALDSEADESVQHGDPAADVGPIPLLPAGRWLYQHGSPRRLGQVEAVRLPDDIEPQRLRDALASIVAAHPVLHARLDRAELTLHPTEPGDILTEVAVTEVDRTAVTEHGVRLLESLDPQAGVMLRAVWLRPSGEAGVLLLGGHVLALDPVSWQVILGELHAALAGAEPLPERSGYRRWATALTRRAQTLDTEAFWTAQLAGDDPRLGARRVRPDTDRAGDLTVAVHVADPALTTALLAAQVPMHDVLVAAAARMITAWRGRRGQAAAEPLLALETHGRAEDLVTGVDAADIAGLLTAIYPLRVARADAAGVARAVAEIPGGGIDYGLLAYLRADTAERLAGYPGPQLLLNYLGRVDRTADGPALAPDLIAGLPSVPEPDQAVRHELGIFAAVADLGAGPALMTQWRTLPDILDDAEISELQTLFTDSLGELAEELR, encoded by the coding sequence GTGACCGAGACCTCGCAACGGCCCGCCGCGGCGATCGAGGACGTCCTGGCGCTCTCGCCGCTGCAGCAGGGCCTGTTCTCGCTGGCCAAACTGGCCACCGACGACGGCGCCGCCGACGGCGACGGGCTGGACATCTACACCGTGCAGTTCGTCATCGACATCGTCGGCGCCGTCGACACCGCCCTGCTGCGACGCAGTGCCGAGGCGATGCTGGCCCGGCACGCCAACCTGCGGGCGTCGTTCTGGGACGTCGACCTGCCGCACCCGGTGCAGATCGTGCCGGTCACGGCCGTACTGCCGTGGCGGGAGGTCACGGCCGCGCCGGCGGACTACGAGGAGATCGCGCACACCGAACGCACCACGAACTTCGATCTCGCCCGCGGGCCGCTGCTGCGCTTCGTGCTGGTTCAGTCCGGCCCCGAGCAGTATCGGTTGATCCTCACCGTGCATCACCTGCTGCTCGACGGATGGTCGATGGCGGTGTTCTTCGACGAGATGGTGGCCATCTACCGGGCCGGGGGTGCCGACCCGCTGCCGCCGCCCCGCCCGTACCGCGACTACATCGGCTGGCTGGCCGGCCAGGACACCGCGGACGCCCTCGCCCAGTGGCGTCGCTATCTGGAACCGCTGAGCGCCCCGACCATCCTGGCCGGCGGCGAACGGGCCGCGGTGGGCGGCGCCGTGCCGCAGGTCCACGAGGTGGCGCTGGACTCCGATGCGACCACACGGCTGACCGAGTGGACGCGCAGCCACGGGCTAACGCTGAACACCGTGCTGCAGTTCGCCTGGGCGCTACTGCTCAGCCGGCTCACCGACCGGACCGACGTGGGGTTCGGTGCGGTGGTATCGGGCCGCCCGCAGCAGCTCACCGGCGTCGAAACCATGGTCGGGCTGTTCATCAACACGGTGCCGGTGGCCGCGACCCTCACCCCGGGTACCGGTGTGGTCGCCGGGTGTCAGGCGCTGCAGCGCGATACCGCGGCGATGCGTGACCTGGGCTACCTGAGCCTGTCTGCGCTACAGCGCGCCAGCACCAATGCGGTGTTCGACACCCTGATGGTGTTCGAGAACGCCCCGATCGGCTCGGCATCGGCCGGTGTCACCACCGCCGACGGGGTGCGCTTCATCCCGGTCACCGTGGAAAGCCTCACGCACTACCCGCTGACCCTGGTGAGCTATCCACCCCGCGACGGCCGGCTCACCGTACTGCTCGAAGCCCTACCGGATGCGTTGGGGGAACTCTCCATTCCCGATCTGGGACAGCGTCTCCTGCAGGTGCTGCGGCAACTCAGCGACCCGGCCCGGCCCCGGATCGCGGACCTCGACGTGCTGCTGCCCGCCGAACGGGCCCGCATCACCGAACCGGCACCGCCGCCGGCGACGACGGTGCCCGCACTGTTCGCCGCCGCGGTCGCCGCCCACCCGGACCGCCCGGCGCTCACCGGCGAGGACCGCAGCCTGACCTACGCCGAACTGGCCGCCGAAACCGGACGGCTGGCGCGGGCGCTGCGCGGGCGGGGGATCGGCGCGGAAGACCTCGTCGCCATCGCGCTGCCGCGCTCGCTGGACTCCGTCATCGCGATACTCGCGGTGCTGCAGTCCGGAGCGGCGTATGTCCCGATCGACATCACCCTGCCCGCGGCACGCATCGACTCGATTCTGCGCCAAGCAGATCCAGCGCTGAACCTGACCGTCGAACTGCTGGCCGAACTGCGCGCCGAGGTCGCCGAGGTCGCCGAGCAGGGGCCGCCGGCGGTCGCGATACATCCCGACTCGGCCGCCTACGTCATCTTCACCTCCGGTTCGACCGGGGAGCCCAAGGGTGTCGTCGGCACCCACCGGGCGTTGGCCTCCTACTTCGCCGACCACCGGCAGCGGATGTACGACCCGGCGGTGGCGCGGCTGGGCCGCGCCCTGCGCGTCGCGCACGCCTGGTCGTTGAGCTTCGACGCGAGTTGGCAGCCGCTGGTCGGTCTGCTGGGCGGGCAGTGCGTGCACCTGTTCTCCGCCGAGGAGATGCGGGACGCCGACGCGATCATCGACGGCATCCGCCGGCACCGACTCGACATGATCGACACCTCGCCGTCGATGTTCAGCCAACTGTTCGACGCCGGCCTGCTCGACGCCGGATCCGACCACCGGCTCAGCGTGCTGGCGCTCGGTGGCGAAGCCATCGCTCCGCACACCTGGGCGCGGCTGCGCAGTGCACCGGCGACCGCGGTGCACAACTGTTACGGGCCCACCGAGACAACGGTGGAGGCCGTCGTCGCCGCGGTCTCGGACACCGATGTCCCGATGATCGGGGAAGCGGTGCGCGGCATGAGCGCCCACGTGCTGGACTCCCGACTGCGCGAGGTACCCGACGGCGTGGCCGGTGAGCTGTATCTGGCCGGGGCGCAGGTCACCCGCGGCTACCTGGGGCGCACCGGAGCGACCGCGGCCCGCTACGTCGCCGACCCGTTCCGCTGCGGTGGCCGGATGTACCGCACCGGGGATCTGGTCCGCCGCCGCGGCGACGGCCGACTGGTGTATCTGGGCCGCGCCGACGACCAGGTCAAGGTGCGCGGCTATCGGGTCGAGATCGCCGAGGTCGAGACGGCGCTGGCGGCGGCGACCGGGGTGACCGCGGCCGCGGTGCTGCCCGTGCAGGCACCGACCGGAACCCGGCTGGCGGGTTTCGTCACCGGTTCCGGGGTCGACACCGCCCGGGTACGGGCCGAGATCGGTGCCCGGCTGCCGGCCTATCTGATCCCGGCCCGGATCACCGCGGTGGATTCGATGCCGTTGACCCCCAACGGAAAGCTGGATTCCGAGGCGTTGCTGGCAATGGCGGGACCGTTCGCCGACGGTGGGGCCGAAGCAGCCACCGACACCGAACGGACACTGGTGCAGGCGCTGGCCGAAGTGCTCGACGGTGCTACTCCCGGAGTGGAGACGGACCTGCGGGAACTGGGGTTGGACAGCATCGTCGCACTGTCGATGGTGCGCGCCGCCCGTCGGCACGGATTGCCGTTGCGTCCACGGACGGTATTGAGCTGCAACACGATCCGTGACATAGCTGCCGCGCTGGACAGCGAAGCCGACGAATCGGTGCAGCACGGCGACCCGGCCGCCGACGTCGGGCCGATCCCGTTGCTGCCGGCCGGCCGCTGGCTCTACCAGCACGGCAGCCCGCGCAGGTTGGGGCAGGTCGAGGCGGTCCGCCTGCCCGACGACATCGAGCCGCAGCGGTTGCGTGACGCGCTGGCCTCGATCGTCGCCGCGCACCCGGTGCTGCACGCCCGGCTCGACCGGGCCGAGCTCACCCTGCACCCGACCGAGCCCGGCGACATCCTGACCGAGGTCGCCGTCACGGAGGTCGACCGGACCGCGGTCACCGAACACGGCGTCCGCCTGCTGGAGAGCCTGGATCCGCAGGCCGGCGTCATGCTGCGCGCAGTGTGGCTGCGCCCGTCCGGCGAGGCCGGCGTCCTGCTGCTCGGTGGGCACGTGCTGGCGCTGGATCCGGTGTCGTGGCAGGTGATCCTGGGTGAGCTGCACGCCGCGCTGGCCGGGGCGGAGCCGCTGCCCGAACGCAGCGGTTACCGGCGCTGGGCGACCGCGTTGACCCGGCGCGCGCAGACCCTGGACACCGAAGCGTTCTGGACCGCGCAACTCGCCGGCGACGACCCCCGGCTGGGGGCCCGCCGGGTCCGACCGGACACCGACCGTGCCGGCGATCTCACGGTCGCGGTGCACGTCGCCGACCCGGCTCTCACCACCGCACTGCTGGCCGCACAGGTCCCGATGCACGATGTGCTGGTGGCGGCGGCGGCGCGGATGATCACGGCCTGGCGCGGCCGGCGCGGGCAGGCCGCAGCGGAGCCGCTGCTGGCGTTGGAGACCCACGGGCGTGCCGAAGACCTCGTGACCGGAGTGGACGCCGCCGACATCGCCGGGCTGTTGACCGCGATCTATCCGCTGCGGGTGGCTCGGGCCGACGCGGCCGGGGTGGCGCGGGCGGTGGCGGAGATCCCCGGCGGGGGAATCGATTACGGCCTGCTGGCCTACCTTCGGGCCGATACCGCAGAACGGCTGGCCGGCTATCCGGGGCCGCAGCTGCTGCTGAATTATCTGGGCCGTGTCGACCGCACCGCCGACGGCCCGGCCCTGGCGCCCGACCTGATCGCCGGGTTGCCGTCGGTGCCCGAACCCGACCAAGCCGTGCGTCATGAACTGGGCATCTTCGCCGCGGTGGCCGACCTGGGTGCGGGACCGGCGTTGATGACACAGTGGCGCACGCTGCCCGATATTCTCGACGACGCCGAGATCAGCGAACTGCAGACCCTGTTCACCGACAGTCTGGGCGAGTTGGCGGAGGAGCTGCGATGA
- a CDS encoding pyridoxal phosphate-dependent decarboxylase family protein, with protein sequence MSDFPYTDRFTVNRTLPEHGRPRDEVLAELREMARAEDPTWETGKVSGTMYCGDHEHYRFLDEAFGLFAHVNVLQRDICPSATKFEGEVIAMALDLMHADAVTDGEPVGMITTGGTGSIIHALLAYREYAAKQRGVTRPNFIKPETGHPAFDKGCHLFGIELRKAPIDPQTAQVDVDWVAANIDENTIAIMGSACNYGYGTVDPIPELGRIALERGVGLHVDGCLGGFVLPFADELGYGDAVPLFDFRVPGVTSISADNHKYGYALKGASTLMFRDKAYRNAQYFFLPDWTGGKYMSPGIEGSRSGGLIAAAWASMVQLGREGYRNYAKAIFETAATMQEAVRSHPELTIIGSPTFCFSFRSEEFDVYHISDAMKPKGWRFNGQQYPNAIHMAVTRPQTQPGVVEAFAADLAEAVEYAKAKTAAGETPVSAAVYGGVPGGMTDEAAQFIEGFMEQMLDTQQSLPPL encoded by the coding sequence ATGTCCGACTTTCCCTATACCGACCGCTTCACCGTCAACCGCACGCTGCCCGAACACGGGCGCCCGCGCGACGAGGTGCTCGCGGAACTGCGGGAGATGGCGCGCGCCGAGGATCCCACCTGGGAGACCGGCAAGGTGTCCGGGACCATGTACTGCGGCGACCACGAGCACTACCGCTTCCTCGACGAGGCGTTCGGGCTGTTCGCCCACGTGAACGTGCTGCAGCGTGACATCTGCCCGTCGGCGACCAAGTTCGAGGGCGAGGTGATCGCGATGGCGCTGGACCTGATGCACGCCGACGCCGTCACCGACGGTGAGCCGGTCGGGATGATCACCACCGGCGGCACCGGCAGCATCATCCACGCGCTGCTGGCCTACCGCGAGTACGCCGCCAAGCAACGCGGTGTCACCCGGCCGAACTTCATCAAGCCCGAGACCGGCCACCCGGCCTTCGATAAGGGCTGCCACCTGTTCGGCATCGAGCTGCGCAAGGCCCCGATCGACCCGCAGACCGCCCAGGTCGACGTCGACTGGGTCGCCGCCAACATCGACGAGAACACCATCGCGATCATGGGTTCGGCCTGCAACTACGGCTACGGCACCGTCGACCCGATCCCCGAGCTGGGCAGGATCGCCCTGGAACGCGGCGTGGGCCTGCACGTCGACGGCTGCCTGGGCGGCTTCGTGCTGCCGTTCGCCGACGAACTCGGTTACGGGGACGCGGTGCCACTGTTTGATTTCCGGGTGCCCGGCGTCACCAGCATCTCGGCGGACAATCACAAGTACGGCTACGCCTTGAAGGGCGCGTCGACCCTGATGTTCCGCGACAAGGCCTACCGCAATGCGCAGTACTTCTTCCTGCCGGACTGGACCGGCGGCAAGTACATGTCGCCGGGCATCGAGGGTTCCCGTTCGGGCGGGCTGATCGCAGCCGCATGGGCATCGATGGTGCAGCTGGGCCGGGAGGGCTACCGCAACTATGCGAAGGCGATCTTCGAGACGGCGGCGACGATGCAGGAGGCGGTGCGCAGTCACCCAGAGTTGACGATCATCGGATCGCCGACGTTCTGCTTCAGCTTCCGCTCCGAGGAGTTCGACGTCTACCACATCTCCGACGCGATGAAACCCAAGGGCTGGCGGTTCAACGGTCAGCAGTACCCCAACGCCATCCACATGGCGGTCACCCGGCCGCAGACCCAGCCCGGTGTCGTCGAGGCGTTCGCCGCCGACCTGGCCGAGGCGGTGGAATACGCCAAAGCCAAGACCGCGGCCGGTGAGACACCGGTCAGCGCAGCGGTTTACGGCGGCGTGCCCGGCGGCATGACCGACGAGGCGGCTCAGTTCATCGAAGGCTTCATGGAGCAGATGCTCGACACTCAGCAGTCACTGCCGCCGCTATGA
- a CDS encoding xylulokinase produces the protein MTRADRVVLAVDLGTGGPKVGFVSLNGTVLWSDHIAVTSEYGPGGAAVQDASRWWEIICDATRRGLADSGVRGEQVAAVSITGQWASTVPVGVDGRPVGPCVMWMDTRGAPYSRKAFGGPVAGYRPRVLLSWLRRNGGIPSPSGDDPVGHMLYLQHGDPAVFAKTRWLLEPVDYLTMCFTGRPAASRASMIGSWLTDNRKLAVLDYDDVLVRRSGVDRTKLPPLVPTGSIVGPVTPAVAAELGISPAAQVVTGTTDMHAAAVGAGAIRPGELHLAISTTSWISAPMTSKKTDALHQLATVAGLDPSSYLLVDMQDTAGRALEWLRDTLFSDLDYDALTALAAGAPAGSNGVIFTPWLKGERSPIDDRHARGGFHNLSLATTRGDLVRAVLEGVAYNSRWLLQFVDRFAPNAGAVRIIGGGARSDLWCQIIADVTGRTCERVADPLNAQLRGAALFAGIGMGELQRDELRDLIPLDGVFEPLADNRTTYDRLFAEFARLYKTQKGMFARLNRG, from the coding sequence ATGACCCGAGCGGACCGCGTCGTCCTGGCCGTAGACCTCGGCACCGGCGGCCCCAAGGTCGGATTCGTGTCGTTGAACGGCACGGTGCTGTGGTCGGACCACATCGCGGTGACCAGTGAGTACGGGCCGGGCGGCGCGGCGGTTCAGGACGCGAGCCGGTGGTGGGAGATCATCTGCGACGCCACTCGCCGCGGACTGGCCGACAGCGGCGTGCGCGGCGAACAGGTGGCCGCGGTGTCGATCACCGGGCAATGGGCCAGCACCGTGCCGGTGGGCGTCGACGGGCGTCCGGTGGGCCCATGCGTGATGTGGATGGACACCCGCGGAGCGCCCTACAGCCGCAAGGCATTCGGCGGCCCGGTGGCAGGCTACCGACCGCGGGTGCTGCTGAGCTGGTTGCGCCGCAACGGCGGTATCCCGTCGCCCAGCGGCGACGACCCGGTCGGACACATGCTGTACCTGCAGCACGGCGACCCGGCCGTCTTCGCCAAGACCCGCTGGCTGCTGGAGCCGGTGGACTACCTGACCATGTGTTTCACCGGGCGACCCGCGGCGTCCCGGGCGTCGATGATCGGCTCGTGGCTCACCGATAACCGGAAGCTGGCCGTACTGGACTACGACGACGTGCTGGTGCGCCGATCCGGCGTCGACCGCACGAAGCTGCCGCCGCTGGTGCCGACCGGATCGATCGTCGGCCCGGTGACACCGGCGGTGGCCGCCGAACTCGGCATATCGCCTGCGGCGCAAGTGGTCACCGGTACCACCGATATGCACGCCGCCGCCGTGGGTGCCGGTGCCATCCGGCCCGGCGAGTTGCACCTGGCCATCTCCACCACCTCGTGGATCAGCGCTCCGATGACGTCGAAGAAGACCGATGCACTGCATCAGCTGGCCACCGTCGCCGGGCTCGACCCGTCGTCGTACCTGCTGGTCGACATGCAGGACACCGCCGGTCGCGCGCTGGAGTGGTTGCGCGACACACTTTTCAGCGATCTCGATTACGACGCCCTGACCGCGCTGGCGGCCGGCGCACCGGCCGGATCCAACGGCGTGATCTTCACCCCGTGGCTCAAGGGCGAACGCTCCCCGATCGACGACCGCCATGCGCGTGGCGGCTTCCACAACCTCTCGCTGGCCACCACCCGCGGTGACCTGGTACGCGCGGTACTCGAGGGGGTGGCCTACAACAGTCGCTGGCTGCTGCAGTTCGTGGACCGCTTCGCCCCCAATGCCGGGGCGGTCCGGATCATCGGCGGCGGGGCGCGATCGGACCTGTGGTGTCAGATCATCGCCGACGTCACCGGCCGCACCTGCGAGCGGGTCGCCGATCCGTTGAACGCGCAGTTACGCGGCGCGGCGCTGTTCGCCGGGATCGGTATGGGCGAACTGCAACGCGACGAGTTGCGCGATCTGATCCCGCTGGACGGCGTCTTCGAACCGCTGGCCGACAACCGCACCACATACGACCGGCTGTTCGCCGAGTTCGCCAGGCTCTACAAGACGCAGAAGGGGATGTTCGCCCGGCTCAACCGCGGTTAG
- a CDS encoding MbtH family protein, with translation MSTNPFDDENGSFYVLVNDEEQYSLWPTFTDVPAGWRVVYGGEQGAARAACLEYVEQHWNDLRPKSLRDAMAAEQA, from the coding sequence ATGAGCACCAATCCCTTTGACGACGAGAACGGCAGCTTCTACGTGCTGGTCAACGACGAGGAGCAGTACAGTCTGTGGCCGACCTTCACCGACGTGCCCGCGGGCTGGCGGGTGGTCTACGGAGGCGAGCAGGGCGCTGCGCGGGCGGCCTGCCTGGAGTACGTCGAGCAGCACTGGAACGATCTGCGGCCGAAGAGTCTTCGTGATGCCATGGCGGCCGAACAGGCCTAG
- the mbtG gene encoding NADPH-dependent L-lysine N(6)-monooxygenase MbtG, with protein MSTLAVVGAGAKAVAVAAKAAVLRDMGVAAPEVFAVERTEVAANWRASGGWTDGAHRLGTSPEKDVGFPYRSALVPGRNAELDERMTRYGWQSYLIATGQFAEWVDRGRPAPTHLRWSQYLRWVAEAVRLNVIPGEVERLGVDGAGWVLRTRETEVAADAVMITGPGQAEKSILPGNPLVLSIAQFWHRAAADRITAERVAVIGGGETAASMLNELFRHRVSTITVISPQVTLFTRGEGFFENTLFSDPIDWTALTLAERRDALARTDRGVFSARVQDALLADDRIRHLRGRVAHAVARDGRIRLTLSTNRGGENFETVHGFDLVIDGSGADPLWFVNLFGQDTLDLLELGLGGPLTGDRLAEAIGHDLAVTGVAPKLFLPNLAGLTQGPGFPNLSCLGLLSDRVLGAHLARTRATSATLPIPRRSDEHQSL; from the coding sequence ATGAGCACACTTGCGGTGGTGGGAGCCGGCGCCAAGGCGGTCGCGGTGGCGGCGAAGGCCGCGGTGCTGCGCGACATGGGGGTCGCCGCACCCGAGGTGTTCGCCGTCGAACGTACCGAGGTGGCCGCCAACTGGCGGGCCTCGGGCGGCTGGACCGACGGCGCGCACCGGCTGGGCACCAGCCCGGAGAAGGACGTCGGATTCCCGTACCGCTCGGCGCTGGTACCGGGCCGCAACGCCGAACTCGACGAACGCATGACGCGCTACGGCTGGCAGTCCTACCTGATCGCCACCGGGCAGTTCGCCGAGTGGGTGGACCGCGGCCGGCCGGCGCCGACCCATCTGCGCTGGAGCCAATACCTGCGCTGGGTGGCCGAGGCGGTGCGGCTCAACGTGATTCCCGGTGAGGTGGAACGACTCGGCGTCGACGGCGCCGGCTGGGTGCTGCGGACCCGCGAGACCGAGGTCGCCGCCGACGCCGTGATGATCACCGGGCCCGGCCAGGCCGAGAAGTCGATCCTGCCCGGCAATCCGCTGGTGTTGTCCATCGCTCAGTTCTGGCACCGGGCCGCGGCGGATCGGATCACCGCGGAACGGGTGGCCGTCATCGGCGGCGGTGAGACCGCCGCATCGATGCTCAACGAACTGTTCCGGCATCGGGTTTCGACCATCACCGTCATCTCCCCGCAGGTCACCCTGTTCACCCGGGGGGAGGGCTTCTTCGAGAACACATTGTTCTCCGACCCCATCGACTGGACGGCGCTCACCCTGGCCGAACGACGCGACGCGCTGGCCCGCACCGACCGCGGGGTGTTCTCGGCGCGGGTGCAGGATGCGCTGCTGGCCGACGACCGGATTCGGCACCTGCGCGGCCGGGTGGCCCACGCGGTGGCCCGCGACGGGCGGATCCGGCTGACGTTGAGCACCAACCGCGGCGGCGAGAACTTCGAGACCGTCCACGGCTTCGATCTGGTCATCGACGGTTCCGGCGCCGACCCGCTGTGGTTTGTGAACCTGTTCGGCCAGGACACCCTCGACCTGCTGGAGCTGGGACTGGGCGGGCCGCTGACCGGGGACCGGCTGGCCGAAGCGATCGGCCACGACCTGGCGGTCACCGGGGTGGCCCCGAAACTGTTCCTACCCAATCTGGCCGGGCTGACCCAGGGCCCGGGATTCCCCAATCTGAGCTGTCTGGGGCTGTTGTCCGATCGCGTGCTGGGCGCCCATCTCGCCCGCACCCGAGCGACGTCCGCCACGTTACCGATACCGAGGAGATCCGATGAGCACCAATCCCTTTGA
- the hrcA gene encoding heat-inducible transcriptional repressor HrcA translates to MGVADDRRFEVLRAIVADFVATKEPIGSKTLVERHNLGVSPATVRNDMAVLEAEGYIAQPHTSSGRIPTEKGYREFVDRIDEVKPLSAAERRAILSFLDSGVDLDDVLRRAVRTLAQLTRQVAVVQYPTLSVSTVRHLEVIALTPARLLLVVITDSGRVDQRIVELGDAIDEHQLSQLRELLGAALEGKRISAASTAVAELAGHLDGRSGLSPGLANAVGRSATVLLESLVEHREERLLLGGTANLTRNAADFGNSLRSVLEVLEEQVVVLRLLAVQQEAGKVTVRIGHETEAQEMAGASVVSTAYGSQGTVYGGMGVLGPTRMDYPGTIASVAAVAMYIGEVLGAR, encoded by the coding sequence ATGGGTGTGGCCGACGACCGTCGCTTCGAGGTACTGCGTGCCATCGTGGCGGACTTCGTCGCCACGAAGGAACCGATCGGCTCCAAGACACTGGTGGAGCGCCACAACCTCGGGGTTTCGCCGGCCACCGTCCGCAACGACATGGCCGTGCTGGAGGCCGAGGGCTACATCGCCCAGCCGCACACCAGCTCCGGGCGGATTCCCACCGAGAAGGGCTACCGGGAGTTCGTCGACCGCATCGACGAAGTCAAACCGCTGTCGGCCGCCGAGCGGCGGGCGATCCTGTCGTTCCTGGACTCCGGCGTCGACCTCGATGACGTGCTGCGCCGTGCGGTACGCACCCTGGCGCAGCTGACCCGCCAGGTGGCGGTCGTGCAGTACCCGACGCTGTCGGTGTCCACGGTGCGGCACCTCGAGGTGATCGCGTTGACCCCGGCCCGGTTGCTGCTGGTGGTCATCACCGACTCGGGTCGGGTGGACCAACGCATCGTCGAACTCGGCGACGCGATCGACGAGCACCAGCTCAGCCAGCTGCGCGAGCTGCTCGGCGCGGCGCTGGAGGGCAAGCGGATCTCGGCTGCCTCCACCGCCGTCGCAGAGCTCGCCGGGCACCTCGACGGGCGCAGCGGGCTGTCGCCCGGCCTGGCGAACGCGGTGGGCCGCTCGGCGACGGTGCTGCTGGAATCGCTGGTCGAACACCGCGAAGAACGCCTGCTGCTGGGCGGCACCGCCAACCTGACCCGCAACGCCGCCGACTTCGGCAACTCGCTGCGGTCGGTGCTGGAAGTCCTCGAGGAGCAGGTCGTGGTGCTGCGGCTGCTCGCCGTGCAGCAAGAGGCCGGTAAAGTCACGGTGCGTATCGGTCACGAGACCGAGGCACAGGAGATGGCCGGCGCGTCGGTGGTGTCCACCGCGTACGGTTCTCAGGGCACCGTGTACGGGGGCATGGGAGTGCTGGGCCCCACCCGGATGGACTATCCGGGAACTATTGCCAGTGTCGCAGCCGTTGCGATGTACATCGGTGAAGTGCTCGGGGCTCGCTGA